In one Musa acuminata AAA Group cultivar baxijiao chromosome BXJ2-5, Cavendish_Baxijiao_AAA, whole genome shotgun sequence genomic region, the following are encoded:
- the LOC135612007 gene encoding formin-like protein 13 has translation MPSPHHLRHHHNHSPTDQRCCCCSCCCYSTCCSPHNPSPPPSLTTSDHLLQALATQLLLQSESQSPPPLLDSHQPLLKPHQAPPPLHPLFQDHQHGRAYHQHHPPPQQLYQHQAYPLIHSLLRRVSALESSFPHLASSASPPPSPLTNHQQRRPVTPPPPPPSYSYSSSAPSLRDLAARKIQASFRRLVLRRSQTLRHLKDLAAMKSHVAALRSALSDKAHADPRALSERAMDLLLRLDAVQSSGPIVREGKRSISRELARILEFIDKVLVKEHQLSLDAIEIAGNGGQERSFVEDGRTESEGAEEVMRVAKKVSFLEDGKRSRVSFSGCNQFVEELSNAGYQNGQVKSLGGKAARNGARDRMGSERFYEISEDEKSSEGSVENSSRVEKFLSRNGRLGLSAPLPVQMEPRRM, from the exons ATGCCTTCCCCTCACCACCTCCGCCACCACCACAACCACAGCCCAACAGATCAGCGCTGTTGCTGCTGTTCTTGTTGCTGTTACAGCACCTGCTGCTCGCCCCACAacccttctccaccaccgtctCTCACCACATCTGATCACCTCCTCCAAGCCCTCGCCACCCAACTCCTCCTCCAATCCGAATCCCAATCCCCTCCTCCCCTTCTTGACTCCCATCAACCCCTACTCAAACCCCACCAAGCCCCACCCCCACTTCATCCCCTTTTCCAAGATCACCAACATGGTCGTGCTTACCACCAGCACCATCCTCCTCCTCAGCAGCTCTATCAGCATCAAGCTTATCCTCTCATTCATTCGCTCCTCCGCCGTGTTTCCGCCCTCGAGTCCTCTTTCCCCCATCTCGCCTCCTCCGCTTCACCTCCGCCTTCTCCTCTTACAAACCATCAACAAAGAAGACCAGtaacaccaccaccgccaccgccaagttattcttattcttcttctgctCCATCGCTTCGAGACTTGGCAGCGCGGAAAATCCAAGCCTCGTTCCGCCGCTTAGTTCTTCGGAGATCCCAGACGCTCCGCCACCTCAAGGACCTCGCCGCCATGAAATCCCACGTTGCGGCGCTTAGATCCGCGCTTTCGGACAAGGCCCACGCCGACCCCAGAGCCCTCTCCGAGAGAGCCATGGATCTGCTTCTCCGATTGGATGCCGTCCAG AGCAGCGGCCCGATCGTTCGAGAAGGGAAGCGGTCGATCAGCAGGGAACTGGCCCGGATACTGGAGTTCATTGATAAGGTGTTGGTCAAAGAGCACCAGCTGTCTCTCGACGCGATTGAGATCGCCGGGAACGGTGGACAGGAAAGATCTTTTGTGGAGGATGGAAGGACTGAAAGTGAAGGAGCTGAGGAAGTTATGAGGGTTGCCAAAAAAGTGAGCTTTTTAGAAGATGGGAAGAGATCAAGGGTTTCTTTTAGCGGCTGCAACCAGTTTGTGGAGGAACTCAGCAATGCCGGTTATCAAAATGGTCAGGTGAAGAGCTTAGGTGGGAAAGCTGCAAGGAACGGGGCAAGAGATCGTATGGGATCAGAAAGGTTTTATGAGATCAGTGAAGATGAGAAGAGCTCTGAGGGTTCTGTAGAGAACAGTAGCAGAGTTGAGAAGTTCCTGAGTCGGAATGGCAGGTTGGGACTCTCTGCTCCCTTGCCTGTGCAAATGGAGCCTAGGAGAATGTAA